ATAGCAAAACTCAAGTCAGTTTTTCAAGACAAATGCAGAATTCTAAACCTCCAGAATCTCAGTCATTTTACAGCATTATATTGGACATCGATGCTAAAAAGTAGAGGGTGAGCAAAACATCGGTTTGACCAGTTCAGTTTTTATGTAGAAAATATCAATTAAACTGGTTGAAGCACCAGAACCGACTGAAATGACCGACCATAGCATCCTCAACCGACTTAACCTAACCAAACCAAACTATTTTAGTATGGGTATGGGTATTGGGTTTAAGGTGAGGAGATGGAAACGGTTATATATGTTGGTTTATTCAGTTTATTTGGTATTTGGTTTGGAAAACTGAAACCAATAACtcactaataaaattatttaagtcGACTTAACCAAAAACCAAAGTCGGTTTTAATTACTTCCTACTTCTTCTAGATGAACCTACATGAAGCAATGCAATAGAAAATGCGAACTTACAGAATAGACTGAAGTGATGCAGTTTCTATTTGAGCTAACATTTGCATATAAGCTTTGCTTCTTAAAAGAATAGATTTCTCTTTTGATGCGAGCAATACCTACAGTTAAAATAAGCATACTAAATAACTAACCTGCTGCACCTTCAACTCTTCATTATATTTTGCTGCATGTTGGAGCTCAGCCTCCCGTCGGAGCTTGGTTTCACATTTCATTTTAGAAAGTTCGTTCTCCAATTCTTTGCACTTGTTCATGTTTTCAGTAGACAATGCTTGTTCCTTTCCGAATGCTTCTTCTAACGAAGTCACTTTCGACATTAAAGTCTTTATTTCAGTTTCAGCATCTCTAAGTCTTGATTCTGCCACTTGTCGATTCATGTTGGCGACTTTTACTTCTTTCTCTGCAGCTTGCTTTGAGTTGTCAGCAAGAGCTAATTGAGTTTGCACATCTTTGAACCTTATCTCAGCTTCACTTAGTTGATTCTGCAATGTTTTAAGTTGTTTTTGAGATTCAGTGAAAGCTATCTGCATTTCCGACTTTTCTTCTTCGGTCAGTGCTAGCTTCTCCTCTAGTTCAGCAACTCGGTGGACTAAGGTTTCAAGATCAGCCTTCAATGGGTTTTCAACTATACTGTTTTGATAAGATACCGGACCGGCATCATTAAAACCACTTCCACTTTCTGTATCCGGCAAAGCTGCAAGCCTTTCCATTTCAAGAAAATCATCCATGAGATTGATTTCAACTGAAGGCGCCATGATGTTTCTTCCAACGGCCTTCTCCTTCCTAAATTGATCGAGTTCTGTAATGAGTGCAGACGCCCATGCATCTGAGCGGCTTCTATCACATCCATTCATCTCCAACCCGTTCATCTTTTGCATATCTGTTTCAACAGCAAGTAGCCTCTCCCCACTGTCTGATTGGCTATCTGTAAAAGATTCAACACAAATTGAGGAGGCAGTGTAAGACTTCTGATCATTAGCAGGCGATGCTTTACGAGCAATGGCTTTTAGCCTGCGGCACTCGATTTCAAGCTTAGCCAACTTCTTTATGCTGTCCAAATGCTGTTTGCTGGCAGTTTCAGCTGCTTGAGTGCTCAGGTCCCTCTCAATAATCCTACGTTCTAGCTCCTCAGCTCGAGAATGGAGCTGAAGTTTAAGGGCTGAATTTTCTTTCTCACATGCATCAAGCTTCAGTTGAAGGTCAGGATCAACTGAGGCAGCAGCGTCACTTTTGGCGGTTTCAAGTTGGGCCTTGAGATTCAGAAGCTGACTCTCAAGCTCA
The Gossypium arboreum isolate Shixiya-1 chromosome 10, ASM2569848v2, whole genome shotgun sequence genome window above contains:
- the LOC108484394 gene encoding filament-like plant protein, translating into MDRRSWLWRRKSTEKSPGETDSSGGSISSFSERFSDEQASATISSQSLEVTSKAVPVDEESNNVRSLTEKLSTALMNISAKEELVKQHAKVAEEAVSGWEKAEKDVVALKQQLDAAMKKNAALEDRVGHLDGALKECVRQLRQAREEQERKIHEAVSKKCHEWESSKSELESQLLNLKAQLETAKSDAAASVDPDLQLKLDACEKENSALKLQLHSRAEELERRIIERDLSTQAAETASKQHLDSIKKLAKLEIECRRLKAIARKASPANDQKSYTASSICVESFTDSQSDSGERLLAVETDMQKMNGLEMNGCDRSRSDAWASALITELDQFRKEKAVGRNIMAPSVEINLMDDFLEMERLAALPDTESGSGFNDAGPVSYQNSIVENPLKADLETLVHRVAELEEKLALTEEEKSEMQIAFTESQKQLKTLQNQLSEAEIRFKDVQTQLALADNSKQAAEKEVKVANMNRQVAESRLRDAETEIKTLMSKVTSLEEAFGKEQALSTENMNKCKELENELSKMKCETKLRREAELQHAAKYNEELKVQQDKELSIAARKFAECQKTIASLGQQLKSLATLEDFLIDSDKPLELVDGGLKCTGNSEKQPKLGVTGMEFPRRDSPEFSKIVGEYTKSSENQNSNAIIKESTLPVKPVILSNRTRTGFGNIFPRSRSGKPI